One Halarcobacter ebronensis genomic window carries:
- a CDS encoding F0F1 ATP synthase subunit A, which produces MEGRVFTFLGAIGGHGQEWLILSHFAIVVVAVLLLARAATRKMQLVPTGSQNFLEAFIGGVISMGADTMGEENARRYLPLIGSLALVIFFSNMLGIIPGFESPTANINFTLSLALIVFVYYNYLGIKKNGFVNYFKHFMGPMPVLAPLMFPIEIISHLSRIISLSFRLFGSIKGDDMFTLVLLMLVPWLLPMAGFFMLTAFGVLQAFIFSILTYVYIAGSIMMEEEHH; this is translated from the coding sequence ATGGAAGGAAGAGTGTTTACATTCTTAGGTGCTATTGGTGGGCATGGTCAAGAATGGCTTATCTTATCGCACTTTGCTATAGTAGTTGTAGCTGTTTTATTATTAGCTAGAGCTGCAACAAGAAAAATGCAACTGGTTCCAACTGGTTCGCAAAACTTTTTAGAGGCGTTTATTGGTGGAGTTATCAGTATGGGTGCTGATACAATGGGAGAAGAGAATGCAAGAAGATATTTACCACTTATTGGTTCTTTAGCATTAGTTATTTTCTTTAGTAATATGTTAGGTATTATTCCAGGTTTTGAATCACCAACTGCTAATATTAACTTTACTCTAAGTTTAGCTTTAATTGTATTTGTTTACTACAACTATCTTGGTATTAAGAAAAATGGTTTTGTAAACTACTTTAAACACTTTATGGGACCTATGCCAGTGCTTGCTCCATTAATGTTTCCTATTGAAATAATCTCTCATTTATCAAGAATTATTTCATTATCATTCAGACTTTTTGGTTCAATCAAAGGGGATGATATGTTTACTTTGGTACTTTTAATGTTAGTACCTTGGTTGTTACCAATGGCTGGTTTCTTTATGTTAACAGCATTTGGTGTACTTCAAGCATTTATTTTTAGTATCCTTACATATGTATATATTGCAGGATCAATCATGATGGAAGAAGAACATCACTAA
- the ilvA gene encoding threonine ammonia-lyase gives MITFSDIEEAKRNLENVVQKTPLTKAPFLSKTFNSEIYLKKENLQLTGSFKLRGAFNRIAKLDKRRRDNGVVAASAGNHAQGVAFSAQYFNCEATIFMPEATPLTKVSGVKSYGANVVLTGENFDEAYEASLKFCEEHNKEFIHPFADDEVIAGQGTIAVEILEKIPDLKQLIVPIGGGGLISGIAIAAKAINPDIKVIGVVASGARGMKESYKAQMPIDSKAVRTIADGIAVRDVNPKLLDIILDYVDHIVEVSDNEIANAILFLLEKHKLVVEGAGAAATAAIMHEKIEIEDSKICAIISGGNIDVTMLSQIIEKGLVKSYRKMNLIVTLMDKPGALMHLTEIFKECSANIVQIDYDRDSVKLEFGEAHVTIALETKGEEHQKDIREKLKQNGYRYKQI, from the coding sequence ATGATTACATTTAGTGATATAGAAGAAGCAAAAAGAAATTTAGAAAATGTGGTTCAAAAAACTCCACTTACTAAAGCTCCATTTTTAAGCAAAACTTTTAATAGTGAAATCTACTTAAAAAAAGAGAATTTACAACTAACAGGAAGCTTTAAATTAAGAGGTGCTTTTAATAGAATTGCCAAACTTGACAAAAGAAGAAGAGATAATGGTGTAGTTGCTGCAAGTGCAGGAAATCATGCCCAAGGTGTTGCTTTTAGTGCCCAATATTTTAACTGTGAAGCAACTATTTTTATGCCTGAAGCAACTCCTTTAACAAAAGTAAGTGGTGTAAAATCATATGGTGCTAATGTTGTTTTAACAGGGGAAAATTTTGATGAAGCCTATGAGGCTTCATTAAAATTTTGTGAAGAACACAATAAAGAGTTTATTCACCCTTTTGCAGATGATGAAGTGATAGCAGGACAAGGAACAATTGCCGTTGAGATTTTGGAAAAAATTCCTGATTTAAAACAACTTATAGTACCAATTGGTGGGGGAGGATTAATCTCTGGTATTGCAATTGCAGCAAAAGCTATAAACCCTGATATTAAAGTTATTGGAGTTGTTGCAAGTGGTGCAAGAGGAATGAAAGAGTCATATAAAGCACAAATGCCTATTGATTCAAAAGCAGTTAGAACTATTGCAGATGGGATAGCTGTAAGAGATGTAAATCCCAAACTTTTAGACATTATTTTAGATTATGTTGACCATATTGTTGAAGTATCTGACAATGAAATTGCAAATGCAATTCTTTTTTTATTAGAAAAACATAAACTTGTGGTTGAAGGAGCAGGAGCTGCTGCAACCGCTGCAATTATGCATGAAAAAATAGAGATTGAAGACTCAAAAATTTGTGCAATAATTAGTGGAGGAAATATCGATGTTACTATGCTTTCACAAATTATTGAGAAAGGCTTAGTTAAATCATATAGAAAAATGAACCTAATTGTTACACTTATGGATAAACCAGGAGCACTTATGCATTTAACTGAAATATTTAAAGAGTGTTCAGCAAATATTGTGCAAATAGATTATGATAGAGATTCAGTAAAGCTCGAATTTGGCGAAGCTCACGTTACTATTGCACTTGAAACAAAAGGTGAAGAACACCAAAAAGATATAAGAGAAAAATTGAAACAAAATGGTTACAGATATAAACAAATATAA
- the metE gene encoding 5-methyltetrahydropteroyltriglutamate--homocysteine S-methyltransferase → MSKNSYVIGFPRIGEKRELKKVLESFWAKDCSFDEVKKVASELKKRHWNYQKDAGITYISSNDFSLYDNMLDTAFMLNAIPKRFKHLKDEELYFAMARGNQNSVAMEMTKWFNTNYHYIVPELSLDDKYSLNSSKILEEYKEAKELGIKTKINLIGPITFLGLSKRVDRGDTFELLSKVLPIYEKLLNELSTLDDSVIVQIDEPIFVKDNEPKVLSLIKPVYDRLGTISDNLKIIVTTYFEHSNEATKVLTKTPIWGIGLDFLYGEENTQALEEIANSGKKLIAGVVDGRNIWKNNIQNTLEILANITKHIKKDNLLISSSCSLLHSPLTLKYEQKLDSSIKEWLSFAYEKLQEITIISKIFFSGLESLDSNEIKIYEENINANHNRKNSTVIHDKDVQKRVNSFDKFSRNGKYEERIKLQREILAYKDLATTTIGSFPQTPEVRKSRRDFKKGEISQELYEKAMKDYIDDCIAFQEECGLEVLVHGEPERNDMVEYFGEQLKGYGFSQNGWVQSYGSRCVKPPFIFGDISRPKPMTVDWITYAQSKTSKIMKGMLTGPVTILNWSFVRDDLPRSEVSKQIAVALSDEIDDLQKAGIKIIQVDEAAFKEGYPLRTNKIKEYEDWAVRDFKISVSSAKQETQIHTHMCYSEFNDIIKTIEAMDADVISIETARSGNELLKIFKEVGYKQEVGPGVYDIHSPRVPSVEEIVKQINLLLEVLPKEQLWINPDCGLKTRKYEEVKPSLINMVKAVKQIREERE, encoded by the coding sequence ATGTCAAAAAATAGTTATGTAATAGGATTTCCAAGAATTGGAGAGAAAAGAGAGTTAAAAAAAGTATTAGAGAGTTTTTGGGCAAAAGATTGCTCATTCGATGAAGTAAAAAAAGTTGCAAGTGAACTAAAAAAAAGACACTGGAATTATCAAAAAGATGCAGGTATAACATATATCAGTTCAAATGATTTTTCACTTTATGACAATATGTTAGATACCGCATTTATGTTAAATGCTATTCCTAAAAGATTTAAACATCTAAAAGATGAAGAGCTGTATTTTGCAATGGCTAGAGGAAATCAAAACTCTGTAGCAATGGAGATGACAAAATGGTTTAATACAAACTACCATTATATAGTTCCTGAACTTTCACTTGATGATAAATACTCGCTAAATTCTTCTAAAATATTAGAAGAGTATAAAGAAGCAAAAGAGTTAGGAATAAAAACAAAAATAAACCTAATTGGACCAATAACATTCTTAGGTCTTTCAAAAAGAGTTGACAGAGGTGACACTTTTGAACTTCTAAGTAAAGTTCTTCCTATATATGAAAAACTCTTAAATGAGCTTTCAACTTTAGATGATAGTGTAATAGTTCAAATTGATGAACCAATCTTTGTAAAAGACAATGAACCAAAAGTATTAAGTCTAATAAAACCTGTATATGATAGATTAGGAACTATAAGTGACAATTTAAAAATTATTGTTACAACATATTTTGAGCACTCAAATGAAGCTACAAAAGTTTTAACAAAAACTCCTATTTGGGGAATAGGACTTGATTTTTTATATGGAGAAGAGAATACACAAGCTTTAGAAGAGATTGCAAACAGTGGTAAAAAACTTATAGCAGGTGTTGTTGATGGAAGAAATATTTGGAAAAACAATATTCAAAATACTTTAGAGATTTTGGCAAATATAACAAAACATATAAAAAAAGATAATCTACTTATCTCTTCATCTTGTTCACTTCTTCATTCACCTTTAACACTAAAATATGAACAAAAATTAGATTCATCTATAAAAGAGTGGTTGAGTTTTGCCTATGAAAAACTTCAAGAGATAACTATTATTTCAAAGATATTCTTCTCAGGCTTAGAATCTTTAGATTCAAATGAGATAAAAATTTATGAAGAAAACATAAATGCAAACCATAATAGAAAAAATTCTACAGTTATTCACGACAAAGATGTTCAAAAGAGAGTAAATAGCTTTGATAAGTTTTCAAGAAATGGTAAATATGAAGAGAGAATAAAACTTCAAAGAGAGATTTTAGCTTATAAAGATTTAGCTACAACCACAATTGGTTCTTTTCCTCAAACACCAGAAGTTAGAAAATCAAGAAGAGATTTCAAAAAAGGTGAAATTTCACAAGAACTTTATGAAAAAGCTATGAAAGATTATATTGATGATTGCATCGCATTTCAAGAAGAGTGTGGTCTTGAAGTTTTAGTTCATGGAGAGCCGGAAAGAAATGATATGGTTGAATACTTTGGAGAGCAACTAAAAGGTTATGGATTTTCTCAAAATGGTTGGGTTCAATCGTATGGAAGCAGATGTGTAAAACCCCCTTTTATATTTGGAGATATTAGTAGACCAAAACCAATGACTGTTGATTGGATTACATATGCACAAAGTAAAACTTCAAAAATTATGAAAGGTATGTTAACAGGACCTGTTACTATTCTTAATTGGTCTTTTGTAAGAGATGATCTTCCAAGAAGTGAAGTATCTAAACAAATCGCCGTTGCACTTAGTGATGAGATTGACGACCTACAAAAAGCGGGTATAAAAATCATTCAAGTGGATGAAGCAGCGTTTAAAGAGGGTTATCCTCTAAGAACAAACAAAATCAAAGAGTATGAAGATTGGGCAGTTAGAGATTTCAAAATCTCTGTTAGTTCTGCAAAACAAGAGACTCAAATCCATACTCACATGTGCTACAGCGAATTTAATGATATTATTAAAACAATTGAAGCAATGGATGCAGATGTTATCTCAATAGAAACAGCAAGAAGTGGAAATGAGCTTCTTAAAATATTTAAAGAGGTTGGATATAAACAAGAAGTTGGACCTGGTGTTTATGATATTCATAGTCCAAGAGTTCCAAGTGTAGAAGAGATTGTTAAACAAATAAATCTTCTTTTAGAAGTATTACCAAAAGAACAACTATGGATTAATCCAGATTGTGGACTTAAAACAAGAAAATACGAAGAGGTAAAACCAAGTTTGATTAATATGGTAAAAGCAGTAAAACAAATAAGAGAGGAAAGAGAGTAA
- the trmD gene encoding tRNA (guanosine(37)-N1)-methyltransferase TrmD, whose amino-acid sequence MKFTFVSLFPNLIEPYFYDSILKRAIEAGFLTYEFYNPRDYTKNKHLKVDSPMIGGGAGMLMNCQPLFDCLDEIKKKNPEAYIIFPLAAAKPFRQNDAKRLAKKENLVFVSGRYEGIDERVIEKYANEIFSIGEFILTGGELPSLVMADAISRNVEGVLGNVDSLTMESYENNLLEAPSFSKPENFENLSVIKEFLKGNHSKIADLKNNLAICKTKYFRPGLITRKKTK is encoded by the coding sequence TTGAAATTTACATTTGTATCTCTATTCCCAAATTTAATTGAACCTTACTTTTATGATTCAATATTAAAAAGAGCTATAGAGGCAGGATTTTTAACTTATGAATTTTATAACCCAAGGGATTATACAAAGAATAAACATTTAAAAGTTGATTCTCCTATGATAGGAGGAGGTGCGGGGATGCTTATGAATTGTCAACCCCTTTTTGATTGTTTAGATGAGATAAAAAAGAAAAATCCTGAAGCTTATATCATATTTCCATTAGCAGCAGCAAAACCTTTTAGGCAAAATGATGCAAAAAGATTGGCAAAAAAAGAAAATCTTGTTTTTGTTAGTGGAAGATATGAGGGAATTGATGAGAGAGTAATAGAAAAATATGCAAATGAAATCTTTTCTATAGGAGAATTTATCCTAACAGGAGGAGAATTACCCTCTTTGGTTATGGCAGATGCAATTTCTAGAAATGTAGAAGGTGTGCTTGGTAATGTAGATTCTTTGACTATGGAGAGTTATGAAAACAATCTTTTAGAGGCACCATCTTTTTCAAAACCTGAAAATTTTGAAAATTTAAGTGTAATTAAAGAATTCTTAAAGGGAAATCATAGTAAAATTGCCGACCTAAAAAACAATCTGGCTATTTGCAAAACAAAATATTTTAGACCGGGATTGATTACAAGAAAAAAAACAAAATAA
- the rplS gene encoding 50S ribosomal protein L19, producing MKNRYIASFEAAQLAEKEIPQFRAGDTVRLGVEIKEGEKKRVQSYEGIVIARGGNGVDATFTVRKIGANSVGVERIFPLYSESIKTFEVVRRGKVRRAKLHYLRGLTGKAARIKELKK from the coding sequence ATGAAAAATAGATATATTGCGAGCTTTGAAGCAGCGCAACTTGCAGAAAAAGAGATTCCACAGTTTAGAGCTGGTGATACAGTAAGACTTGGTGTTGAAATTAAAGAGGGTGAAAAAAAGAGAGTTCAGTCTTACGAAGGTATCGTTATTGCTAGAGGTGGTAACGGAGTAGATGCTACATTTACAGTAAGAAAAATTGGAGCTAACTCTGTTGGTGTTGAGAGAATCTTCCCACTATACTCAGAATCAATTAAAACTTTTGAAGTTGTAAGAAGAGGAAAAGTAAGAAGAGCTAAACTTCACTACCTAAGAGGTCTTACAGGAAAAGCTGCTAGAATTAAAGAGCTTAAAAAGTAA
- a CDS encoding nucleoside phosphorylase, translating to MSKTLIYTALLPEAQPLINFLKLKEDNSVRNLSLNFKLFKDEDEKYLLIVSGIGRDNCFKSLDFVYNNYEIKKAINIGIAGCCDSSIKIGTLFCTNKLLPNINFASITTVDEPLQSDENLETLLVDMEAKYFLEISKKYCKNIYCFKVVSDYLDIQIPKKSFVIELIEKCKKQWKDYL from the coding sequence ATGTCAAAAACTTTAATTTATACTGCATTACTTCCAGAAGCACAACCACTTATCAACTTTTTAAAACTAAAAGAGGACAACTCTGTTCGAAATCTATCATTAAATTTCAAACTTTTTAAAGATGAAGATGAAAAATATCTATTAATAGTATCTGGTATTGGTAGAGATAATTGTTTTAAATCTTTAGATTTTGTTTACAATAACTATGAGATAAAAAAAGCTATAAATATAGGAATTGCTGGTTGTTGTGATTCTTCAATTAAGATTGGAACACTATTTTGTACAAATAAACTGCTTCCAAATATAAACTTTGCTTCAATTACTACTGTTGATGAACCTTTACAAAGTGATGAAAATTTAGAAACACTTTTGGTTGATATGGAAGCAAAATATTTTTTAGAGATTTCAAAAAAATATTGTAAAAATATCTATTGTTTTAAAGTTGTATCAGATTATTTAGATATACAAATTCCTAAAAAATCTTTTGTAATTGAACTTATAGAAAAATGCAAAAAGCAGTGGAAAGACTACCTATGA
- a CDS encoding SPL family radical SAM protein produces the protein MERLPMSYEKKFEESVDKTNFQKLSLENQEFIKKQAFFYEFSFQELKQLIDFAIDFKMWHEGDISSFFKNEYSNRKNAFNDIRKKWEELKQKPNSYKNFTKDLYKDDIRKFSFTKFEGEKTALGSCPVASANTRCCNLLTLDAVQSCGFDCSYCSIQSFYNQDKIGFDINFKKNLENLKLDPNEIYHIGTGQSSDSLMWGNKEGILDALFAFAKNNPNVILEFKTKSNNIKYFLENEVPKNIICTWSLNTPTIIENEEHLAASLTQRIESAKKVSEKGVLVGFHFHPIVHYENYLNEYEEVYKTLINTFDSKKVALVSFGTLTFIKPVINKIRSRNFKSKILQMPFSDANGKQSYPLEIKREMFRHAYESFKPWHKDVYFYLCMEDESLWKDVFGYEYISNNQMEEFMKMAYLNKIKQNS, from the coding sequence GTGGAAAGACTACCTATGAGTTATGAAAAGAAGTTTGAAGAGTCTGTAGATAAAACAAACTTTCAAAAACTCTCTTTAGAAAATCAAGAGTTTATAAAAAAGCAAGCTTTTTTTTATGAGTTCTCTTTTCAAGAGCTAAAACAACTAATAGATTTTGCCATAGATTTTAAGATGTGGCATGAGGGTGATATAAGCTCTTTTTTCAAAAATGAATATTCAAATAGAAAAAATGCTTTCAATGATATTAGAAAAAAATGGGAAGAGTTAAAACAAAAACCAAACTCATATAAAAATTTTACAAAAGATTTATACAAAGATGATATTAGAAAGTTTTCATTCACTAAATTTGAAGGAGAAAAAACAGCTCTTGGTTCTTGCCCTGTTGCAAGTGCTAATACAAGATGTTGTAATTTATTAACTTTGGATGCAGTTCAATCTTGTGGTTTTGATTGCTCTTATTGTTCTATACAGAGTTTTTACAATCAAGACAAAATTGGTTTTGATATTAATTTTAAAAAAAATTTGGAAAATCTAAAACTTGATCCCAATGAGATCTATCATATAGGAACAGGACAAAGTTCAGATTCACTTATGTGGGGGAACAAAGAGGGGATACTTGATGCTCTTTTTGCTTTTGCAAAAAATAATCCAAATGTTATTTTGGAGTTTAAAACCAAATCAAACAATATAAAATATTTTTTAGAAAATGAAGTTCCTAAAAATATAATTTGTACTTGGTCTTTAAATACTCCAACTATAATTGAAAATGAAGAGCATTTAGCTGCCTCTCTAACTCAGAGAATAGAATCTGCAAAAAAAGTTAGTGAAAAGGGTGTTTTAGTTGGGTTTCATTTTCATCCTATTGTTCACTATGAAAACTATTTAAATGAGTATGAAGAGGTTTATAAAACTCTTATAAACACCTTTGATTCTAAAAAAGTAGCATTAGTTTCATTTGGAACATTAACTTTTATAAAACCAGTTATAAATAAAATTAGAAGTAGAAATTTTAAATCAAAGATTTTACAAATGCCTTTTTCTGATGCAAATGGTAAACAATCATATCCTTTAGAGATAAAAAGAGAGATGTTTAGACATGCTTATGAGAGCTTTAAGCCTTGGCACAAAGATGTATATTTTTATCTTTGTATGGAAGATGAATCTTTATGGAAAGATGTTTTTGGTTATGAATATATCTCAAACAATCAAATGGAAGAGTTTATGAAGATGGCATACTTGAATAAGATAAAGCAAAACTCTTAA
- a CDS encoding cold-shock protein, translating into MSNRYNGTVKWFNNDKGFGFIQLEDNSKDIFVHYTEINNKGYGKSSLTDGQKVTFNIGVNQKGEQATSVEAL; encoded by the coding sequence ATGTCAAATAGATACAATGGAACTGTAAAATGGTTCAATAATGATAAAGGTTTTGGATTTATCCAATTAGAAGATAATAGCAAAGATATATTCGTACACTATACTGAAATTAATAACAAAGGTTATGGAAAATCTTCATTAACTGATGGTCAAAAAGTAACTTTTAACATTGGTGTAAACCAAAAAGGTGAACAAGCAACAAGTGTAGAAGCTCTATAA
- a CDS encoding methyltransferase domain-containing protein, translating to MNTKLTIEQSLEKAILFQKSGMINKAKVIYEDILNENETNFKACFELGNCYEKIKDYNKALFYFKKASKVNSKCYVCHLNMSKIYEKLSKFEFSLFHLDRVVIICPDFYDVLFLIAQCYRKMKNESKMIEYLNKTLSKLPKHPGANHLLASINKEIISEFSSEYAEDLFDRYAGHFEEHLVSSLKYQVPFIIKEKLKLLNLSNESKVLDLGCGTGLLGKTIIKQFSNIVGVDISTNMIEETRKKDIYSKLYIKDISDFLSQNTEKFDLIIAADVFIYIGNIETIFNYVEKCISSDGYFIFTVELSLETNIKDFQLAKSGRFSHDISYIVALCKNIGFEIVEKEEIILREENKIGQKGVIFILKKLVKFDTNYDT from the coding sequence ATGAATACAAAACTTACAATTGAACAATCTTTAGAAAAAGCTATTTTGTTTCAAAAATCTGGAATGATAAATAAAGCGAAAGTGATTTATGAAGATATATTAAATGAAAATGAAACTAATTTCAAAGCTTGCTTTGAGTTGGGAAACTGTTATGAAAAGATTAAAGATTATAATAAGGCACTTTTTTATTTTAAAAAAGCTTCAAAAGTAAATAGTAAATGTTATGTTTGTCACCTTAATATGTCGAAAATTTATGAGAAACTTAGTAAATTTGAATTTTCACTTTTTCATTTAGATAGAGTAGTTATTATTTGTCCAGATTTTTATGATGTACTTTTTTTAATTGCACAGTGTTATAGAAAAATGAAAAATGAAAGTAAAATGATTGAGTATTTGAATAAAACATTATCAAAGTTGCCAAAACACCCTGGTGCTAATCATTTGTTAGCATCAATAAATAAAGAGATAATAAGTGAATTTTCTTCAGAATATGCTGAAGATTTATTTGATAGATATGCAGGACATTTTGAAGAGCATTTAGTTTCATCATTAAAATACCAAGTGCCATTTATTATAAAAGAAAAATTAAAACTTTTAAATCTTTCAAATGAGTCAAAAGTTTTAGATTTAGGATGTGGTACTGGGTTATTAGGAAAAACTATTATTAAACAATTTTCAAATATAGTAGGTGTTGATATATCCACTAACATGATTGAAGAAACAAGAAAAAAAGATATCTATTCAAAACTTTATATCAAGGATATAAGTGACTTTCTTTCCCAAAATACTGAAAAATTTGATTTAATTATTGCTGCAGATGTTTTTATATATATAGGTAATATTGAAACTATTTTTAATTATGTAGAAAAATGTATAAGTTCTGACGGTTATTTTATATTTACTGTTGAATTATCATTAGAGACTAATATCAAAGATTTTCAACTAGCAAAAAGTGGTAGGTTTTCGCATGATATTAGCTACATAGTAGCTTTATGCAAAAATATTGGTTTTGAGATAGTAGAGAAAGAAGAAATTATTTTAAGAGAAGAAAATAAAATTGGTCAAAAAGGCGTTATTTTTATATTAAAAAAACTAGTTAAATTTGATACAAATTATGATACATAA